In the Drosophila gunungcola strain Sukarami unplaced genomic scaffold, Dgunungcola_SK_2 000001F, whole genome shotgun sequence genome, one interval contains:
- the LOC128261730 gene encoding malectin — protein sequence MQSEFWGKTKTADMCNVAWKRGLCWDRLRASGQRTWMPLLLALILIASSSAAEPLKVIYAVNAGGDEHTDLNGVQYDADPLKGIGIASDYGKHLLMIGRVQEHDEVLYRTERYHTTTFGYDLPSDGDGDYALIMKFCEVYFDAPQKKVFDVLLNRKHTVVRQLDIYNQVGRGSAHDEIVYFKINNGRLNYEGEVSDVRNGRLRLDFIKGALDNPKINAFALLKGDVTQVSRLHGTEASERMKPEGKQAAEHKPGQVERVVRNQREDIDEDDEDLDDEEFEDEMPDQQQHNDQLGGDQLSQQSADSKRSYSGPRQPNPYSMDDSSILLPVFIAIGAFIPLLFCLCKL from the coding sequence ATGCAAAGTGAATTCtggggcaaaacaaaaactgctGACATGTGCAACGTAGCATGGAAAAGGGGGCTTTGCTGGGACCGCTTGCGGGCAAGTGGTCAAAGGACCTGGATGCCCCTGCTCCTGGCGCTCATCCTAATCGCTAGCTCCTCAGCCGCCGAACCCCTGAAAGTCATATACGCCGTTAACGCTGGCGGAGATGAGCACACCGATCTAAATGGCGTCCAATACGATGCGGATCCTTTGAAGGGCATCGGGATTGCTTCGGACTATGGCAAACACCTGCTGATGATTGGCCGGGTGCAGGAACACGACGAGGTGCTCTACAGGACCGAACGCTATCACACCACCACCTTTGGCTACGACTTGCCCAGCGATGGCGATGGAGATTACGCCCTGATAATGAAGTTCTGTGAGGTGTACTTCGATGCGCCGCAGAAGAAGGTATTCGATGTGCTCCTCAACCGGAAGCACACGGTCGTCCGGCAACTGGACATCTACAACCAGGTGGGCAGGGGCTCGGCCCACGACGAGATCGTGTACTTCAAGATCAACAATGGTCGATTAAACTACGAGGGCGAGGTATCCGATGTGCGGAACGGTCGCCTGCGACTGGACTTCATCAAGGGAGCCCTGGATAATCCCAAGATCAATGCCTTTGCCTTGCTCAAAGGAGATGTGACCCAAGTTTCGCGACTGCATGGCACTGAGGCGAGTGAAAGGATGAAACCGGAGGGCAAGCAAGCTGCGGAACATAAGCCAGGTCAGGTGGAGCGGGTGGTGCGCAACCAGCGGGAGGATATCGATGAGGATGACGAGGATCTGGACGACGAGGAGTTTGAGGATGAGATGCCcgatcagcagcagcacaacGATCAGCTGGGTGGCGATCAGTTGTCGCAGCAATCGGCGGACTCCAAGCGATCTTATAGCGGGCCACGTCAGCCCAATCCGTACTCCATGGACGACTCCTCCATCCTGCTGCCGGTCTTCATCGCCATCGGGGCCTTCATACCGCTGTTGTTCTGCCTCTGCAAGCTGtga